Proteins co-encoded in one Parascardovia denticolens DSM 10105 = JCM 12538 genomic window:
- a CDS encoding ABC transporter substrate-binding protein, whose translation MMRNGTLTVKKYLGKLVALVATVALAGSLAACGTSNSRTVTLDFFQFKAEAASWFTAKSREFEKLHPNITININNTANAQTDMRTRLVKGRVPDVITLNGDISYGMFAFSGVYHNWEGDPITKKLNPGMLNISRSLVQTTDASKKKLYALPYAGNASGYIINVDLWKKAGLDPSNPPQTWDSFLAALKKLKAAGITPVEASWADTWTLQAPLASLAGTMVPLSKYTDLKKGTTSFSKIWTDVARKEYQLYTYAQPTKGITYQQATQDFAKGKAGILPLGTYAIPQVTSVNKKINLRFANMPATNDAKAQKLTAGDDVLITMGANTRHEKEARMFIEFLLNEKNVAEYAKAQYAFTPLKNTEAGGREIASVLPFFKSGRIVDFCDHSIPSSINLAGFLQTLVSTGNTKRFTDSMQTEWDKVQVRNFE comes from the coding sequence ATGATGAGAAATGGCACCCTGACAGTGAAGAAATATCTGGGAAAACTGGTCGCTCTGGTCGCGACTGTCGCCCTGGCGGGTTCTTTGGCCGCCTGCGGCACGTCCAATTCGCGGACCGTCACCTTGGATTTCTTCCAGTTTAAGGCGGAGGCCGCTTCCTGGTTCACCGCGAAGTCGCGTGAATTCGAGAAACTGCATCCGAACATCACAATCAACATCAACAACACGGCCAACGCCCAGACCGATATGCGCACCCGCCTGGTCAAAGGCCGCGTCCCTGACGTCATCACCCTCAACGGCGACATTTCCTATGGCATGTTCGCCTTTTCCGGGGTCTACCACAATTGGGAAGGCGACCCCATCACCAAGAAACTCAACCCCGGCATGCTGAACATCTCCCGCAGCCTGGTGCAGACCACCGACGCCTCCAAGAAGAAGCTTTACGCCCTTCCTTACGCGGGCAACGCCTCCGGTTACATCATCAACGTGGACCTGTGGAAGAAGGCCGGCCTTGACCCCTCCAACCCTCCCCAGACCTGGGATTCCTTCCTCGCCGCCTTGAAGAAGCTCAAGGCTGCCGGCATCACCCCGGTCGAGGCCTCCTGGGCCGACACCTGGACCCTTCAGGCCCCCCTGGCCTCCCTGGCCGGGACCATGGTCCCCCTGAGCAAGTACACGGACCTGAAGAAGGGCACGACCAGCTTCAGCAAGATCTGGACGGACGTCGCCCGGAAAGAGTACCAGCTCTACACCTACGCCCAGCCCACCAAAGGCATCACCTATCAGCAGGCCACCCAGGACTTCGCCAAAGGCAAGGCCGGCATCCTGCCCTTGGGCACTTACGCCATCCCGCAAGTGACTTCGGTCAACAAGAAGATCAACCTGCGCTTCGCCAACATGCCCGCCACCAACGACGCCAAGGCCCAGAAGCTGACCGCCGGCGATGACGTGCTCATCACCATGGGGGCCAACACCAGGCATGAGAAGGAAGCCCGCATGTTCATCGAGTTCCTCCTGAACGAGAAGAACGTGGCCGAATACGCCAAGGCCCAATACGCCTTCACCCCCCTGAAGAACACCGAGGCCGGCGGCAGGGAGATCGCCTCCGTCCTGCCCTTCTTCAAGTCCGGTCGCATCGTGGACTTCTGCGATCACTCGATTCCTTCATCCATCAACCTAGCCGGCTTCCTGCAGACCCTAGTCTCCACGGGCAACACCAAGCGGTTCACCGATTCCATGCAGACTGAATGGGATAAGGTGCAAGTCAGGAACTTCGAGTAG
- a CDS encoding ROK family protein: METIFSVRRIPLWFNRSENTHAIVTDIMKHGPLSRSQLAVTHRLSQGTLSKITNSLIEAEILREEGPREEPSGLKNPANRGRPQTALSINAAARTYIGVNVRTHECVLVLTNAMCQALAPHITLHYVDNRPDMVTQTIADGVDQILYTVKRQGLPFPSAIGVTVGGHVTSGNTVTAAPFLQWNGAVNLADMISKACQIPTAIFNDLDSLLIYESWFGAGRNVDRFAMLTIGLGIGYSLCENGREVDYPDKSYGLASHILVDPEGPTCYAGHKGCSQCLTTTSMAVQYTNLMREPETFDSFKRDLDAGNPIAQQLMNLTCFRVGAFIATIANLVMPQKILIGGESAQLTLTSLESIRNGIARYRHSRAGEVNFEILQNEWERWSLSGAARVISQSVIKRPGE, encoded by the coding sequence GTGGAAACTATTTTCTCCGTCCGCCGCATCCCTTTATGGTTTAATCGGTCGGAAAACACGCATGCCATCGTTACCGATATCATGAAGCACGGCCCCCTGTCCCGCTCCCAGCTGGCCGTCACCCACCGCCTCTCCCAGGGGACCCTGTCCAAGATCACCAACAGTCTCATCGAAGCCGAGATCCTCAGAGAGGAAGGCCCCCGGGAGGAGCCCAGCGGCCTGAAGAACCCGGCCAACCGGGGCCGGCCCCAGACCGCCTTGAGCATCAATGCCGCAGCCCGCACCTACATCGGGGTCAACGTGCGGACACACGAATGCGTCCTGGTCCTGACCAACGCCATGTGCCAGGCCCTGGCCCCCCACATCACCCTGCATTACGTGGACAACAGGCCCGACATGGTCACCCAGACCATCGCCGACGGGGTGGACCAGATCCTGTACACGGTCAAACGGCAGGGCCTGCCCTTCCCCAGCGCCATCGGGGTGACCGTCGGTGGGCACGTGACCTCGGGCAACACCGTCACCGCCGCCCCCTTCCTTCAATGGAACGGGGCCGTCAACCTGGCCGACATGATCTCCAAAGCCTGCCAGATACCGACGGCCATCTTCAACGACCTGGATTCCCTCCTGATCTACGAATCCTGGTTCGGGGCCGGACGAAACGTGGACCGTTTCGCCATGCTCACCATCGGCCTGGGAATCGGCTACTCCTTGTGCGAGAACGGGCGGGAAGTCGACTATCCGGACAAAAGCTACGGCCTGGCCAGCCACATCCTGGTGGACCCGGAAGGACCCACCTGTTACGCCGGCCACAAAGGCTGCTCCCAATGCCTGACCACCACCTCCATGGCCGTCCAATACACCAACCTCATGCGGGAGCCGGAGACCTTCGACAGCTTCAAACGCGACCTGGACGCCGGCAACCCCATCGCCCAGCAACTGATGAACCTGACCTGCTTCCGGGTGGGGGCCTTCATCGCCACCATAGCCAACCTGGTCATGCCTCAGAAAATCCTGATCGGGGGAGAATCGGCCCAGCTGACCCTGACCTCCCTGGAATCCATCAGAAACGGTATCGCCCGCTACCGGCACAGCCGGGCGGGGGAAGTGAACTTCGAGATCCTGCAGAACGAATGGGAACGCTGGTCCCTGAGCGGGGCCGCCCGGGTGATCTCCCAATCGGTGATCAAACGGCCGGGCGAATGA